A window from Desulfomicrobium escambiense DSM 10707 encodes these proteins:
- a CDS encoding UPF0280 family protein, protein MTGPRVHRSPFRAYRADQRPDLVSFQIVIEETDLWVAAREDLSVPMADHVRLLRGQIRTYAAIHPEFLPSLTPLQAASGAPEIVRRMCRAGELTGVGPMAAVAGTVAQMVAEKFCRESPDLLIENGGDTYLFSTRDRHIGILTMPEEDMRVCVQVPAEEFPCSFCASSATIGHSLSFGKADLVVTRSRDAALADAAATALANALKGAEAMGRVLDMARAWEGIGLDGVFAQCEGRIGVWGKMELSVL, encoded by the coding sequence ATGACCGGGCCCCGCGTCCACCGCTCGCCGTTTCGCGCCTACCGCGCAGACCAGCGGCCGGACCTCGTGAGCTTTCAGATCGTCATCGAGGAAACGGACCTCTGGGTCGCCGCCCGCGAAGACCTCTCTGTCCCCATGGCCGACCACGTGCGCCTGCTGCGCGGGCAGATCCGGACCTACGCGGCCATCCACCCCGAGTTCCTGCCGTCCCTGACGCCCCTGCAGGCGGCGTCCGGCGCCCCGGAGATCGTCCGGCGCATGTGCCGGGCCGGCGAACTGACGGGCGTGGGCCCCATGGCCGCCGTGGCCGGGACCGTGGCCCAGATGGTCGCCGAAAAGTTCTGCCGGGAATCGCCGGACCTGCTCATCGAGAACGGCGGCGACACCTACCTGTTTTCCACACGCGACCGGCACATCGGCATCCTGACCATGCCCGAGGAGGACATGCGCGTGTGCGTGCAGGTCCCGGCCGAGGAATTCCCCTGCTCCTTCTGCGCCTCATCGGCCACCATCGGCCATTCCCTGAGCTTCGGGAAGGCGGACCTCGTGGTCACGCGTTCCCGCGACGCGGCCCTGGCCGACGCCGCGGCCACGGCCCTGGCCAACGCCCTGAAGGGGGCCGAAGCCATGGGCAGGGTCCTGGACATGGCCCGGGCCTGGGAGGGCATCGGCCTGGACGGGGTCTTCGCGCAGTGCGAGGGCAGGATAGGGGTGTGGGGAAAGATGGAGCTGTCCGTTCTCTAG
- a CDS encoding EAL domain-containing protein, translating to MHRLLQRQLKRARLNAADMPADIGAFVRLVDEAYGHFDDEREILDRSLEISSAELVQRNALMRAVFMALPDVFLWVTRDGVIKECRGGVWPLFGLERVALFKKKVTEIPEVADADAFSKALRTMEHTSLHQTEYALQSGGRTRYYEARFANLERDIILILIREISDRVLAEEALRGAQQRLDHIIEFLPDPTLVVDVEHRVIAWNRAIETMTGLPKEQILGKSEYEYAVPFYGRPRPILLDFIGKDPSRDYPMYRHEGSTSEGLATEVHVPGLYGGLGAFVWAKATPLFDREGNIAGAIQTIRDITERKRTELTTQVLYLISTAASTPMADEELFARVFGILSDHLGARIMYVSLLVENGAVQTYPFFQHQSQARPGTLKILSGLATESRLSSAGRLTTIPDEETLDATELIRWFAAPLRYGEQVLGSVVVQIVEDSLRFSAQDSPVLTSAADHLAMAISRNATEKALRESEKKHRSIFENATEGIFQISLDHDLLSANPAMARIFGHDSVDELMARAEGFLQQALNSDDRIRLLSQVLEQDTVQNFETGTEKVDGSRIWISLNIRTVRRRDGSIMHLEGSVHDISMRKEAERRLDIQKSLFRQLFDNSPQGILLLGKDGAPMDLNPSFTSLFGFTRDDLHSLFEVLLPPDSLEESFTFLSAVLNGTPVSTETTRRTKDGRAIPVSMLGYPYVLDGAISGAFFIFGDISERKRYEAQLTQQALRDNLTELPNRILFLERLNRAMTRQRRNSEYRFAVLMIDLDSFKRVNDTLGHQAGDHLLQEVAKRLTACLRSMDTVARMGGDEFAVLLEDFQSNQEAIGITRRLLQAIRQPMNIQDHEIQVSASVGVVLQTGRYTSPNDLLRDADISMYRSKELGKNQFKVFSKSMYEHVVRTVQLENDLRQALAEDEFELYFQPIFDMAENRLSGFEGLLRWNHPERGTLAPGAFIHVAEEAGLITDVGTWVLNHGCRTLAQWHERFDGIEVSLSLNLSPRDLLQPSLIPMLAELLHETGLDARHIKLEITETAVMENPEIATARLERLQKMGFQVAMDDFGTGYSSLSYLQRLPIDILKIDRSFVQTMLENPNNLEIIKAIIGLGKILELRIVAEGVETPEQLTTLQALGCDLAQGYLLGKPMPREQAEALLSGCGAGPAA from the coding sequence ATGCACCGTCTCCTCCAACGACAGCTCAAGCGGGCCCGCCTCAACGCGGCCGACATGCCTGCGGACATCGGAGCCTTCGTGCGCCTCGTGGACGAGGCCTATGGCCATTTCGACGACGAGCGGGAGATTCTGGACAGGTCCCTGGAGATCAGCTCCGCGGAACTCGTGCAGCGCAACGCCCTCATGCGCGCCGTGTTCATGGCCCTGCCCGACGTCTTCCTGTGGGTCACGCGCGACGGTGTGATCAAGGAATGCCGGGGCGGCGTATGGCCCCTTTTCGGTCTGGAACGGGTCGCCCTGTTCAAAAAAAAGGTGACCGAGATCCCCGAAGTGGCCGACGCGGACGCATTCTCCAAGGCTCTGCGCACGATGGAGCACACATCGCTCCACCAGACCGAGTACGCCCTGCAGTCCGGCGGCCGGACCCGGTATTACGAAGCCCGCTTCGCCAATCTCGAACGCGACATCATTCTCATTCTCATCCGCGAAATCTCCGACCGCGTCCTGGCCGAAGAGGCCCTGCGCGGCGCGCAGCAGCGCCTGGACCACATCATCGAGTTCCTGCCCGACCCCACCCTGGTGGTCGATGTGGAGCACCGCGTCATCGCCTGGAACAGGGCCATCGAGACCATGACGGGCCTGCCCAAGGAGCAGATTCTCGGCAAATCCGAGTACGAATACGCAGTCCCCTTCTACGGTCGGCCCCGCCCCATCCTCCTGGACTTCATCGGCAAGGACCCCAGCCGGGACTATCCCATGTACCGGCACGAAGGGAGCACGTCCGAAGGGCTGGCCACGGAGGTCCACGTCCCGGGGCTGTACGGCGGCCTGGGGGCCTTTGTCTGGGCCAAGGCCACGCCGCTCTTCGACCGCGAGGGAAACATCGCCGGGGCCATCCAGACCATCCGCGACATCACCGAACGCAAGAGGACGGAACTGACCACACAGGTCCTGTACCTGATCTCCACCGCCGCCAGCACGCCCATGGCCGACGAGGAACTCTTCGCCCGCGTTTTCGGCATCCTCTCCGACCATCTCGGGGCCAGGATCATGTACGTGTCGTTGCTGGTGGAAAACGGGGCCGTCCAGACCTATCCCTTTTTCCAGCACCAGAGCCAGGCCAGGCCAGGCACCCTCAAGATTCTCTCGGGCCTCGCGACGGAATCCAGGCTGTCGTCTGCGGGCCGCCTGACCACCATCCCCGACGAAGAGACCCTGGACGCGACGGAGCTCATCCGCTGGTTCGCGGCCCCACTGCGCTACGGAGAACAGGTTCTGGGTTCCGTGGTCGTCCAGATCGTCGAGGACAGCCTCCGCTTCTCGGCCCAGGATTCGCCGGTGCTCACCTCGGCGGCGGACCATCTGGCCATGGCCATCTCCCGCAACGCCACGGAAAAGGCCCTGCGCGAAAGCGAGAAGAAGCACCGTTCCATCTTCGAGAACGCCACCGAGGGCATCTTCCAGATCTCCCTGGACCACGACCTGCTGAGCGCCAACCCGGCCATGGCGCGGATTTTCGGACACGACAGCGTCGACGAGCTCATGGCCCGCGCCGAAGGGTTCCTGCAGCAGGCCCTGAACTCGGACGACCGCATCAGATTGCTCAGCCAGGTCCTGGAGCAGGACACGGTGCAGAATTTCGAGACAGGCACCGAGAAGGTCGACGGAAGCCGGATCTGGATTTCCCTGAATATCAGGACGGTCAGGCGCCGCGACGGGTCCATCATGCATCTGGAGGGTTCGGTGCACGACATTTCCATGCGCAAGGAGGCGGAGCGCAGGCTGGACATCCAGAAGAGCCTCTTCAGGCAGCTCTTCGACAACTCCCCCCAGGGCATCCTGCTCCTGGGCAAGGACGGCGCGCCCATGGACCTGAACCCGAGCTTCACCAGCCTCTTCGGGTTCACCCGGGACGACCTGCATTCCCTTTTCGAGGTCCTGCTGCCCCCCGACAGCCTTGAGGAGAGCTTCACCTTCCTTTCGGCGGTCCTGAACGGAACGCCCGTCAGCACCGAGACCACACGCAGGACCAAGGACGGCCGCGCCATTCCCGTGTCCATGCTCGGCTACCCCTACGTCCTGGACGGGGCCATCTCCGGCGCCTTCTTCATCTTCGGCGACATCTCCGAGCGCAAGCGCTACGAGGCGCAGCTGACACAACAGGCCCTGCGCGACAATCTGACGGAACTGCCCAACCGCATCCTCTTCCTGGAGCGCCTGAACCGGGCCATGACGCGCCAGCGCCGCAACTCGGAATACCGCTTCGCCGTGCTCATGATCGACCTGGACAGCTTCAAGCGCGTCAACGACACCCTCGGCCACCAGGCCGGCGACCATCTCCTGCAGGAGGTGGCCAAGCGGCTGACGGCCTGCCTGCGCAGCATGGACACCGTGGCCCGCATGGGCGGCGACGAGTTCGCGGTGCTGCTTGAAGACTTCCAGAGCAACCAGGAGGCCATCGGCATCACCCGCCGCCTGCTGCAGGCCATCCGGCAGCCCATGAACATCCAGGACCACGAGATCCAGGTCAGCGCCTCGGTCGGCGTCGTGCTGCAGACGGGGCGCTACACCTCGCCCAACGACCTTTTGCGCGACGCGGACATCAGCATGTACCGCTCCAAGGAGCTGGGCAAAAACCAGTTCAAGGTCTTCAGCAAGAGCATGTACGAGCACGTGGTGCGTACGGTCCAACTGGAGAACGACCTCCGCCAGGCCCTGGCCGAGGACGAGTTCGAACTCTATTTCCAGCCCATCTTCGACATGGCCGAGAACCGCCTGAGCGGCTTCGAGGGCTTGCTGCGCTGGAACCACCCCGAACGCGGGACCCTGGCCCCCGGGGCCTTCATCCACGTGGCCGAGGAGGCCGGTCTGATCACCGACGTGGGCACCTGGGTCCTCAACCACGGCTGCAGAACGCTGGCGCAGTGGCACGAGCGCTTCGACGGGATCGAGGTGAGCCTCTCCCTGAACCTTTCCCCCCGAGACCTCCTCCAGCCTTCGCTCATCCCCATGCTGGCGGAACTGTTGCACGAGACGGGCCTCGACGCCAGGCACATCAAACTCGAGATCACCGAGACGGCGGTCATGGAAAACCCCGAGATCGCCACGGCCAGGCTGGAGAGGCTGCAGAAGATGGGGTTCCAGGTGGCCATGGACGACTTTGGCACGGGCTACTCCTCCCTGTCCTACCTGCAACGCCTGCCCATCGACATCCTCAAGATCGACCGGTCCTTCGTGCAGACCATGCTCGAAAACCCCAACAACCTTGAGATCATCAAAGCCATCATCGGCCTGGGCAAGATTCTCGAGTTGCGCATCGTGGCCGAAGGCGTGGAGACTCCGGAGCAGTTGACCACCCTGCAGGCCCTGGGCTGCGACCTGGCCCAGGGCTATCTGCTCGGCAAGCCCATGCCGCGGGAACAGGCCGAGGCCCTGCTCTCCGGGTGCGGCGCCGGTCCGGCGGCATGA
- a CDS encoding FIST signal transduction protein translates to MKINQLHMNSAGGRITCPSAETPRERPLALVFWSDLDEQGVRNAARMLRESCGEPVIVGCSTGGVIQGGQLFENALNATLVTFEHTRFETVSAMAADHSDNRALGRHLGAALNNEGLVHVFVLSDALTINGCALAAGLAEALPSHVGVTGGLAGDGERFERTTLLHGCDIFSGGVICIGFYGDRLRVSQGTRGGWVPFGPERLVTASHGNALLEIDGESALDLYERYLGKHAKNLPASGHLFPLNLREVGSSVWVVRTILGLDRERKALFFGGDVPLGSTVRLMRGSIDNLLDGAEEAGKAARPGEGKALAILVSCVGRKMLLKQFTEEEIEAVAEALGPETTLTGFYSYGEIARGIEGEPCCLHNQSMMVTVLQEIC, encoded by the coding sequence ATGAAGATCAACCAACTCCACATGAACAGCGCCGGGGGCCGGATCACGTGCCCCTCGGCCGAAACGCCACGCGAGCGGCCCCTCGCCCTTGTCTTCTGGTCCGACCTGGACGAGCAGGGAGTGCGTAACGCGGCGCGAATGCTGCGTGAATCATGCGGCGAACCGGTCATCGTGGGATGCTCCACCGGCGGGGTCATCCAGGGCGGCCAACTCTTCGAGAACGCCCTCAACGCCACGCTCGTCACGTTCGAGCACACCCGCTTCGAAACCGTTTCGGCCATGGCGGCCGATCATTCCGACAACCGCGCGCTCGGCCGCCACCTCGGCGCCGCCCTGAACAACGAGGGGCTGGTCCATGTCTTTGTCCTGTCCGACGCCCTGACCATCAACGGATGCGCCCTCGCGGCCGGGCTGGCCGAGGCGCTGCCGTCCCATGTCGGCGTGACCGGCGGGCTGGCCGGCGACGGCGAGCGCTTCGAACGCACGACCCTGCTGCACGGCTGCGACATCTTTTCGGGCGGAGTCATCTGCATCGGCTTCTACGGGGACAGGCTGCGCGTGAGCCAAGGGACGCGCGGAGGCTGGGTGCCTTTCGGGCCCGAAAGGCTCGTCACGGCCTCGCACGGCAACGCGCTGCTGGAAATCGACGGCGAGTCGGCCCTGGACCTCTATGAACGCTACCTCGGCAAGCATGCCAAGAACCTCCCGGCCAGCGGCCACCTCTTTCCCCTGAACCTGCGTGAGGTCGGCAGCTCCGTGTGGGTGGTGCGCACCATTCTGGGCCTCGACCGGGAGCGCAAGGCTCTCTTCTTCGGCGGCGACGTCCCGCTGGGCAGCACGGTGCGCCTCATGCGCGGCAGTATCGACAATCTGCTCGACGGCGCGGAGGAGGCCGGCAAGGCGGCCCGACCTGGCGAAGGCAAGGCCTTGGCGATTCTGGTCAGCTGCGTCGGGCGCAAGATGCTCCTCAAGCAGTTCACGGAGGAGGAAATCGAGGCGGTGGCCGAGGCCCTGGGCCCCGAAACGACCCTGACCGGCTTTTATTCCTACGGGGAAATCGCCCGCGGGATCGAGGGGGAGCCCTGCTGCCTGCACAACCAGTCCATGATGGTCACCGTCCTCCAGGAGATCTGCTAG
- a CDS encoding HD-GYP domain-containing protein yields the protein MNILVIDDEEGLRRSLCAYLEDLGYDALDAGNGLDGLAVMRANLQDLAAVIVDLNMPVLDGYGFLRQARVEAPELPIVVLSGVGVVDDALQAVRLGAWDFLTKPLHNFSILEHTLGKVMEKARLLRENREYQTNLEELVRQRTAELERTRRQIMHRLSRAAEYKDNETGHHVIRVGEIAAVLAEALGLGDEQCANLRDCAPLHDIGKIGVPDEVLLKPGKLDPAEWKVMQQHCMFGCEILGPLTSTAEAHASCENWAAKDPEGNELLDLARMLALLHHERWDGTGYPFGLAGEAIPLEARIVAVVDTYDALASERPYKKAFPEEKCLEIIRESSGTHFDPQVVEAFFRNTERIRTIRTRWND from the coding sequence ATGAACATCCTGGTCATCGACGACGAAGAAGGCCTGCGCCGCTCCCTGTGCGCCTATCTTGAAGACCTGGGATACGACGCCCTGGACGCGGGCAACGGACTCGACGGGCTCGCGGTCATGCGCGCGAACCTGCAGGATCTGGCCGCGGTCATCGTGGACCTGAACATGCCGGTCCTCGACGGCTACGGTTTCCTGCGCCAGGCCAGGGTAGAGGCCCCGGAACTGCCCATTGTCGTGCTCTCGGGCGTGGGCGTGGTCGACGACGCCCTGCAGGCCGTGCGTCTCGGGGCCTGGGACTTTCTGACCAAGCCCCTGCACAATTTCAGCATCTTGGAACACACCCTCGGCAAGGTCATGGAAAAGGCCAGGCTCCTCAGGGAAAACAGGGAGTACCAGACCAACCTCGAAGAACTCGTGCGGCAGCGCACGGCCGAACTGGAGCGCACGCGTCGGCAGATCATGCACCGCCTGAGCCGGGCGGCCGAGTACAAGGACAACGAGACCGGGCACCACGTCATCCGCGTCGGCGAGATCGCGGCCGTCCTGGCCGAGGCCCTGGGACTTGGCGACGAGCAGTGCGCCAACCTGCGCGACTGCGCGCCCCTGCACGACATCGGCAAGATCGGGGTGCCCGACGAAGTGCTGCTCAAGCCGGGCAAGCTCGACCCGGCGGAATGGAAGGTCATGCAACAGCACTGCATGTTCGGCTGCGAAATCCTGGGCCCCCTGACGAGCACGGCGGAGGCTCACGCCAGCTGCGAAAACTGGGCGGCCAAAGACCCGGAAGGCAACGAACTCCTCGATCTGGCCCGCATGCTGGCCCTGCTGCACCACGAGCGCTGGGACGGCACCGGCTACCCCTTCGGTCTGGCCGGCGAAGCCATCCCCCTGGAGGCGCGCATCGTGGCGGTGGTCGACACCTACGACGCCCTGGCCAGCGAGCGACCCTACAAGAAAGCCTTCCCCGAGGAGAAATGTCTGGAGATCATCAGGGAAAGTTCAGGCACCCATTTCGACCCACAGGTGGTCGAAGCCTTTTTCAGGAACACCGAGCGCATCCGGACCATCCGCACCAGATGGAACGACTAG